A genomic segment from Aegilops tauschii subsp. strangulata cultivar AL8/78 chromosome 1, Aet v6.0, whole genome shotgun sequence encodes:
- the LOC141027688 gene encoding uncharacterized protein, which yields MAEEPSAKRHHGEPSDKSSNLVDVHVPGEKRGSTRTLTGVELHDKETLEIVCTSEPDKADKVMSRLRMKAGGLYPSFIGVDVEFTSNDEPPQMAAVLQLCLEELCLVYHIAAATKWPKCLKDFLQEEKLYTFVGFSIGGDKRMLNKSDLEINPNNFIDMQRKWKDPKTSKYYDSLADVAGGIIHPFYSGMKKKMDMGEHKLWGTSPLPDNLSTYAGIDAYTTYKSWKTIDNIMTCWDISIEQEADPYYHCNFAG from the exons ATGGCGGAGGAACCGTCCGCCAAGCGTCATCATGGTGAGCCGTCGGACAAGAGCAGCAACCTCGTCGATGTTCACGTCCCCGGCGAGAAGCGCGGGTCCACGAGAACCCTCACAGGGGTTGAGCTCCACGACAAAGAGACGCTGGAGATCGTCTGCACCAGCGAACCAGACAAGGCCGACAAGGTGATGAGCAGGCTCAGGATGAAGGCCGGCGGCTTGTATCCGAGCTTCATCGGAGTTGATGTGGAGTTCACCAGCAATGATGAACCTCCACAGATGGCGGCAGTCCTGCAGTTGTGCCTTGAGGAACTCTGCTTGGTGTACCACATCGCAGCAGCCACAAAATG GCCCAAGTGCCTCAAAGACTTCCTGCAGGAGGAAAAATTGTACACATTTGTCGGTTTCAGCATTGGAGGTGACAAGCGGATGCTGAACAAGTCTGATTTGGAGATCAACCCCAACAACTTCATTGACATGCAGCGCAAGTGGAAAGATCCAAAGACCAGCAAATACTACGACTCCTTGGCCGATGTTGCAGGCGGCATAATCCACCCATTCTATAGCggcatgaagaagaagatggacatGGGAGAACACAAACTGTGGGGGACCAGCCCGCTACCAGACAACCTCAGCACGTACGCAGGAATAGATGCGTACACCACGTACAAGTCATGGAAGACAATCGACAACATCATGACATGTTGGGATATTTCAATAGAGCAGGAGGCTGACCCCTACTACCACTGCAACTTCGCGGGATGA